A window of Natrinema versiforme contains these coding sequences:
- the phoU gene encoding phosphate signaling complex protein PhoU produces MARQSYQEKLTELREDVLYMSEVVMERLRMGLDALEQKDEALAQEVIEGDGEINRMYLDLEQDCIDLLALQQPVASDLRFIAASFKIITDLERIADLATNLGEYTMDAEQDLFPDVDVQEMGDLTLDMLEDAMIAYDTENTDTCRRLASRDDELDEFAERASEIVVRDLIERELESPDEVERILQDVSRLLLTIRDLERVGDHTVNIAARTLYMVENDDELIY; encoded by the coding sequence ATGGCCAGACAATCCTATCAGGAGAAGCTCACGGAACTCCGTGAGGACGTGCTCTACATGAGCGAGGTCGTCATGGAGCGGCTTCGAATGGGACTCGACGCCCTCGAGCAGAAAGACGAAGCGCTCGCACAGGAAGTGATCGAAGGCGACGGCGAGATCAACCGGATGTACCTCGATCTCGAGCAGGACTGTATCGACCTGCTCGCGCTCCAGCAGCCGGTCGCGAGCGATCTGCGGTTTATCGCCGCCTCGTTCAAGATCATCACCGACCTCGAGCGGATCGCCGACCTCGCGACCAACCTCGGCGAGTACACGATGGACGCCGAACAGGACCTGTTCCCCGACGTCGACGTCCAGGAAATGGGCGATCTCACCCTCGACATGCTCGAGGACGCGATGATCGCGTACGACACCGAGAACACTGACACGTGTCGGCGACTGGCGTCCCGCGACGACGAACTCGACGAGTTCGCCGAACGGGCGAGCGAGATCGTCGTCCGCGACCTGATCGAACGCGAACTCGAGTCGCCCGACGAGGTCGAGCGGATCCTACAGGACGTCTCGCGACTCCTACTGACGATTCGAGACCTCGAGCGCGTCGGCGATCACACGGTCAATATCGCTGCGCGGACGCTGTACATGGTCGAAAACGACGACGAACTCATCTACTAA
- a CDS encoding plastocyanin/azurin family copper-binding protein produces the protein MLQLTGVASSTAFIAGCGGGGGNGNGGNGGNGGNGGGGDGYEIEPGTDIEFSGQTSEWEGLAPSQIEGESNPTLILQEGEDYTIGWTEGDGSNHNIEIRDDSDEVVDDLETEEVAEPTEDQMLDITASSEMAQYVCQPHQAQMRGDLEIDGGDGGGGNESEDGNESEGGNETEGGNESEGGNESEGGNESEE, from the coding sequence ATGCTTCAGTTGACAGGTGTCGCGAGTTCAACGGCGTTCATCGCTGGCTGTGGTGGCGGCGGCGGCAACGGTAACGGCGGCAACGGCGGTAACGGTGGCAACGGTGGCGGCGGTGACGGCTACGAGATCGAACCCGGCACCGATATCGAGTTCAGCGGGCAGACGTCCGAGTGGGAAGGGCTCGCACCGTCCCAGATCGAGGGCGAGTCGAACCCGACGCTGATCCTGCAGGAGGGCGAAGACTACACGATCGGCTGGACGGAAGGCGACGGTTCCAACCACAATATCGAAATTCGAGACGACAGCGACGAAGTCGTCGACGACCTTGAGACCGAAGAGGTCGCGGAACCGACCGAAGACCAGATGTTGGATATCACGGCGAGCAGCGAGATGGCCCAGTACGTCTGCCAACCGCACCAGGCACAGATGCGAGGCGATCTCGAGATCGATGGCGGCGACGGCGGCGGTGGCAACGAATCCGAAGACGGCAACGAGTCCGAGGGTGGCAACGAAACCGAAGGCGGTAACGAATCCGAAGGTGGCAACGAGTCCGAGGGCGGCAACGAATCCGAGGAGTAA
- a CDS encoding FAD-dependent monooxygenase: MAAATDDYEHYEAVVVGCGPGGAAAAARLADHGVETLVLERGTEAGSKNVSGGLLYAEESAPYTLADLFDGVREEATERPVTDYYIHNVAGNSVKTYELADLHEHDTDWCDAVLRRKMDSWLEARVHEKTSETGGGVLTNVRVNGLLRENGEIVGVTCDELEPIEADLIVAADGVNSELARDAGLMDWEEPDEWFQGVKAVVDMDPDAIDDRFDLEPDEGAAHLFSGDLFEGVRGGGFCYTNEDSLSIGTVFHLDSLVEREAEPHELLDALLTHPLLAGWFKNEYREREYAAKLVPDSKKVAHREPYRDRLVLVGDAAGQMQAQGPIIKGMNHAVTAGALAADAFVAARGDPDSEAAGRRYTKLLENSGTMDKLRPRRYELSRTVGEHDAVTNVVERVLESPLGSLAVGNPIADRLLQRAYNSPFLVSMLPDTKTGYVSLPTLIAEEHGKTIHWESDIEPPSLEERIGDLTYDTDVGNPHIELRDESVAASGAAVTACPVSATDFGGGCYRSEVVNTNGTEETLVSLDTQPCVECGTCAIVADTEWEHPRGGKGVDYREG; the protein is encoded by the coding sequence ATGGCGGCCGCAACGGACGACTACGAACACTACGAGGCCGTCGTCGTGGGCTGTGGCCCCGGCGGGGCCGCGGCGGCCGCACGATTGGCCGACCACGGCGTCGAGACGCTCGTCTTGGAGCGCGGAACGGAGGCGGGGTCGAAAAACGTCTCCGGCGGACTGCTCTACGCCGAGGAGTCCGCACCGTACACGCTCGCGGACCTCTTCGACGGCGTCCGCGAGGAAGCGACAGAGCGGCCCGTCACGGACTACTACATCCACAACGTCGCCGGGAACTCGGTCAAGACGTACGAGCTGGCCGACCTCCACGAGCACGACACCGACTGGTGTGACGCCGTGCTCCGCCGGAAGATGGACTCGTGGCTCGAGGCACGGGTCCACGAGAAGACCAGCGAGACCGGTGGCGGAGTACTGACGAACGTGCGGGTGAACGGTCTCCTGCGCGAGAACGGAGAGATCGTCGGCGTCACCTGTGACGAACTCGAGCCGATCGAGGCGGACCTGATCGTCGCAGCCGACGGCGTCAACTCCGAACTCGCCCGCGACGCCGGGCTGATGGACTGGGAGGAACCCGACGAGTGGTTCCAGGGCGTCAAGGCCGTCGTCGACATGGACCCCGACGCGATCGACGACCGGTTCGATCTCGAGCCCGACGAGGGGGCCGCCCACCTGTTCTCGGGCGACCTCTTCGAGGGCGTTCGCGGCGGCGGCTTTTGCTACACCAACGAGGACTCGCTGTCGATCGGGACCGTCTTCCACCTCGACAGCCTCGTCGAGCGGGAGGCCGAACCCCACGAACTGCTCGACGCCCTGCTGACCCACCCGCTGCTTGCGGGCTGGTTCAAAAACGAGTATCGCGAGCGCGAGTACGCCGCCAAGCTCGTCCCGGACTCGAAGAAGGTCGCCCACCGCGAGCCCTACCGCGACCGGCTCGTCCTCGTCGGCGACGCGGCCGGCCAGATGCAGGCCCAAGGGCCGATCATCAAGGGGATGAACCACGCCGTCACCGCCGGCGCGCTCGCGGCCGACGCCTTCGTCGCCGCGCGCGGCGATCCCGATTCCGAGGCGGCGGGCCGGCGGTACACGAAGCTGCTCGAGAATTCCGGCACGATGGACAAACTCCGGCCGCGGCGGTACGAACTCTCCCGGACCGTCGGTGAGCACGACGCCGTGACGAACGTGGTCGAACGGGTACTCGAGTCGCCGCTCGGATCGCTCGCGGTCGGCAACCCGATCGCGGACCGGCTGTTACAGCGGGCGTACAACTCGCCGTTTCTGGTGTCGATGCTCCCCGACACGAAGACCGGCTACGTCTCCCTGCCGACGCTGATCGCCGAGGAACACGGCAAGACGATCCACTGGGAGAGCGATATCGAGCCGCCGAGTCTCGAGGAGCGAATCGGCGACCTGACGTATGACACCGACGTGGGGAACCCGCATATCGAACTCAGAGACGAGTCCGTCGCGGCAAGCGGCGCGGCCGTCACGGCCTGTCCAGTCAGCGCGACGGACTTCGGCGGCGGCTGTTACCGCTCGGAGGTGGTCAACACGAACGGCACCGAGGAGACGCTGGTCAGTCTGGACACCCAGCCCTGCGTCGAGTGTGGCACCTGTGCGATCGTCGCCGACACCGAGTGGGAACACCCCCGCGGCGGCAAGGGCGTGGACTACCGCGAGGGATAA
- a CDS encoding electron transfer flavoprotein subunit alpha/FixB family protein: MTAIDPDEHTVDELTAALETVDDADELQAILEAERTGQDRATAREAVRKRLEEIGANAEGESDGVEEGTETEGEYEETKESVGDEVAGDAESEDETAETGETGAEPETDEEEDDGLSHPTRDKKHVRALEDGDYADVWVFCETQGGELLDVAREMLGKARELMDQFEADYGEEEGVVAFLVGDDCEGLAEECIASGADVAVYHDDERLERFLHKPYAEIAAHMARGEGTVESTDWREYDKPRYILFPATNNGRDLSATVQAELDSGLASDCSDLFIADEEVSNPVKTGEPGVKKTVEKVLHMKRPDFSGFEYSTILCLDNPGRDFHPQGASVIPGSFDPMDPDPDREGLVVEHDMELDDDWFRVAITEYDRLEAGIDLTGHDVIVCLGRGIADDPTAGMELGLELVDAFEDAELGITRGIVTSSYQFEGHVEAYSKEERQIGETGQVVAPDVYIAAGVSGAVQHKVGMDESETIIAVNTDTDARIRDFSDYFIEGDLFEVLPRLTEAVESGSIDLEPEAVADGGDE; encoded by the coding sequence ATGACGGCGATCGACCCCGACGAGCACACGGTCGACGAACTGACGGCGGCACTCGAGACGGTCGACGACGCGGACGAACTACAGGCGATCCTCGAGGCCGAGCGGACCGGGCAGGATCGTGCGACGGCCCGCGAGGCGGTCCGGAAGCGACTCGAGGAGATCGGTGCCAATGCGGAGGGTGAAAGCGACGGCGTCGAGGAGGGCACGGAGACCGAAGGCGAGTACGAGGAGACGAAAGAGTCAGTGGGCGACGAAGTGGCGGGCGACGCGGAGAGCGAGGACGAAACTGCGGAGACCGGGGAGACGGGAGCGGAGCCCGAGACCGACGAGGAAGAAGACGACGGGCTCTCCCATCCCACCCGCGACAAGAAACACGTGCGGGCGCTCGAGGACGGCGACTACGCGGATGTGTGGGTCTTCTGTGAAACGCAGGGCGGCGAGTTGCTCGACGTCGCAAGAGAGATGCTCGGGAAAGCCCGCGAACTGATGGACCAGTTCGAGGCGGACTACGGTGAGGAAGAGGGCGTCGTCGCATTCCTCGTCGGCGACGACTGCGAGGGCCTCGCCGAGGAGTGCATCGCCTCCGGGGCCGACGTTGCGGTCTATCACGACGACGAGCGACTCGAGCGGTTCCTGCACAAGCCCTACGCCGAAATCGCGGCCCACATGGCTCGCGGCGAGGGAACCGTCGAGAGCACCGACTGGCGCGAGTACGACAAACCGCGCTATATCCTGTTTCCGGCGACGAACAACGGCCGCGATCTCTCGGCGACGGTCCAGGCCGAACTCGACTCCGGGCTGGCCTCGGACTGTTCGGATCTGTTCATCGCGGACGAGGAGGTCTCGAACCCGGTCAAGACCGGCGAACCCGGCGTGAAGAAGACCGTCGAGAAGGTCCTGCACATGAAGCGGCCGGACTTCTCGGGCTTCGAGTACTCGACGATCCTCTGTCTCGACAATCCGGGCCGGGACTTCCACCCGCAGGGAGCGTCGGTCATTCCTGGGAGCTTCGACCCGATGGATCCGGATCCCGACCGCGAGGGACTGGTCGTCGAACACGACATGGAACTGGACGACGACTGGTTCCGCGTCGCGATCACCGAGTACGATCGGCTCGAGGCCGGGATCGATCTCACGGGCCACGACGTGATCGTCTGTCTCGGCCGCGGGATCGCCGACGATCCGACCGCGGGGATGGAGTTGGGTCTCGAGCTGGTCGACGCGTTCGAGGACGCCGAACTCGGGATTACGCGGGGGATCGTCACCTCCTCCTACCAGTTCGAGGGCCACGTCGAGGCGTACTCGAAGGAGGAGCGCCAGATCGGCGAGACCGGACAGGTCGTCGCGCCCGACGTCTACATCGCGGCCGGCGTCTCCGGGGCGGTCCAGCACAAGGTCGGCATGGACGAGTCCGAGACGATCATCGCCGTCAACACCGACACCGACGCCCGCATCCGGGACTTCTCGGATTACTTCATCGAGGGCGATCTCTTCGAGGTCTTGCCGCGGCTCACCGAGGCCGTCGAATCGGGGTCGATCGACCTCGAGCCCGAGGCCGTCGCCGACGGGGGTGACGAGTGA
- a CDS encoding electron transfer flavoprotein subunit beta/FixA family protein gives MRSIVLTKGVPDFSEGAVSFDEDGHLERGKTPTVMNPNDEFALRAALQTKIRHGGHVSGMSMGPPGYAEVLRGAMETVYTDDSYLLSDRELAASDTWATAIALSAGLETYREEVADIDLVFAGFKTADGETGQTGPQTCWAMDWPIVTHVVALDIDPDERTLRAKRLVEGDVDEIETVEAPLPCVVVTDPEFEPTYRRASHRLTRKELRAETEGRAENHDDHLTTWDHTDLNLDPDYIGLDGSPTIVSSVDPIPKAPSEREATMIEPDDGEEMGDVLEELQPYAAGAGD, from the coding sequence ATGCGATCGATCGTACTGACGAAAGGGGTCCCGGACTTCTCGGAGGGAGCCGTCTCGTTCGACGAAGACGGCCACCTCGAGCGGGGGAAGACGCCGACGGTGATGAACCCGAACGACGAGTTCGCGCTGCGGGCCGCGTTGCAGACCAAGATCCGCCACGGCGGTCACGTCAGCGGGATGAGCATGGGGCCGCCGGGATACGCCGAGGTCCTTCGGGGGGCGATGGAGACGGTCTACACCGACGACAGCTACCTGCTCTCGGATCGCGAGCTGGCCGCCTCCGACACGTGGGCGACGGCGATCGCACTCAGCGCGGGCCTGGAAACGTATCGGGAGGAAGTCGCCGACATCGATCTGGTGTTTGCGGGGTTCAAAACGGCCGACGGCGAGACCGGCCAGACCGGGCCCCAGACCTGCTGGGCGATGGACTGGCCGATCGTCACCCACGTCGTCGCGCTCGACATCGATCCCGACGAGCGGACGCTGCGCGCGAAGCGCCTCGTCGAGGGCGATGTCGACGAGATCGAGACGGTCGAAGCGCCGCTGCCCTGTGTCGTCGTCACCGATCCCGAGTTCGAGCCGACCTATCGGAGGGCGTCCCACCGGTTGACCCGCAAAGAGCTCCGGGCCGAAACCGAAGGGCGAGCCGAGAATCACGACGACCATCTGACGACGTGGGATCACACCGATCTGAACCTCGATCCCGACTACATCGGGCTCGACGGGTCGCCCACGATCGTCTCGTCGGTCGATCCGATCCCCAAAGCGCCGTCCGAACGGGAGGCGACGATGATCGAACCCGACGACGGCGAGGAAATGGGCGACGTACTCGAGGAACTACAACCCTACGCCGCGGGGGCGGGTGATTGA
- a CDS encoding polymer-forming cytoskeletal protein, whose translation MAFSRDPLDELVVPDGTEAQERDLVTDGDVLVGGRATIGFGVRGRNVLAGESAEFGGAIEADGDCRLDMWCDVAENVLVGEDAYIGERVHIGGRLKVAGDLDIGDDVEIEEGFEANGWIVIRNPMPTIVFLFVYLKHLLLIGEDDAAQRLISEIVDDDDDEDEPDADPLVIPRNATVGDDAWRVSTPATIGDDCRLHGNVRAETIDVGADCNVFGSLRARGDVTVGEGTRIHGDVTTRDGDVVVERDARVLGDVSCEDFELGPDAEVDGTIRADGEITMRTTERERE comes from the coding sequence GTGGCCTTCAGCAGGGATCCGCTCGACGAACTCGTCGTTCCCGACGGAACGGAAGCCCAAGAGCGCGACCTCGTAACCGACGGGGATGTCCTCGTGGGCGGCCGGGCGACCATCGGGTTCGGCGTCCGCGGCCGAAACGTGCTGGCCGGCGAGTCGGCCGAGTTCGGCGGCGCAATCGAGGCCGACGGCGACTGTCGGCTCGACATGTGGTGTGACGTCGCCGAGAACGTCTTGGTCGGGGAGGACGCCTACATCGGCGAGCGTGTCCACATCGGCGGCCGATTGAAAGTCGCCGGTGACCTCGACATCGGCGACGACGTCGAGATCGAGGAGGGGTTCGAAGCCAACGGCTGGATCGTCATCCGGAACCCGATGCCGACGATCGTCTTTCTGTTCGTCTACCTCAAACACCTCCTCCTGATCGGCGAGGACGACGCCGCACAGCGGCTGATCTCCGAAATCGTCGACGACGATGACGACGAGGACGAACCCGACGCCGACCCGCTCGTCATTCCCCGGAACGCGACCGTCGGTGACGACGCGTGGCGCGTCTCGACGCCCGCGACGATCGGTGACGACTGCCGGCTCCACGGCAACGTCCGCGCCGAGACGATCGACGTCGGTGCCGACTGCAACGTCTTCGGCAGCCTCCGGGCACGCGGCGACGTCACCGTGGGCGAGGGGACCCGTATCCACGGCGACGTGACCACCCGCGACGGCGATGTCGTCGTCGAGCGCGACGCCCGCGTCCTCGGCGACGTTTCCTGTGAGGACTTCGAACTGGGCCCCGACGCCGAAGTCGACGGGACGATCCGCGCCGACGGCGAGATCACGATGCGAACGACCGAACGCGAGCGCGAGTAA
- a CDS encoding DUF5800 family protein — MTTLAFDDDGVDVVYEGTEFRLEQELIEEATQKSYYDVTDHEVLKIVAEQPNLQGEPRRIGDILD; from the coding sequence ATGACTACGCTCGCGTTCGACGACGACGGCGTCGATGTCGTCTACGAAGGCACCGAGTTCCGCCTCGAGCAGGAACTCATCGAGGAAGCGACCCAGAAGTCCTACTACGACGTGACCGACCACGAGGTGTTGAAGATCGTCGCCGAACAGCCGAACCTGCAGGGCGAACCCCGCCGTATCGGCGATATTCTCGACTGA
- a CDS encoding DUF420 domain-containing protein gives MEYVPRERVRLLTGVLSVVSLAVVFAAAGGRIPPSSVPAAPEWVIDVIPLVNAVISAVAIGTITVGWRAIRRGRIERHRVTMLASFGLFAGFLALYLYRLTVTGGPQPFPGPDAVYQFVYLPLLAIHIFLAIVCIPLLYYVLLLAASRPVTEIPQTSHARIGRVAATLWLISFSLGIVVFVLLHGVY, from the coding sequence ATGGAATACGTCCCTCGAGAGCGCGTGCGCCTGCTCACCGGCGTCTTGAGCGTGGTGTCGTTGGCAGTCGTCTTCGCGGCCGCGGGCGGACGAATTCCGCCCTCGAGCGTGCCGGCGGCCCCGGAGTGGGTCATCGACGTGATTCCGCTGGTCAACGCCGTGATCAGCGCGGTCGCGATCGGGACGATCACGGTGGGTTGGCGGGCGATCCGTCGCGGTCGGATCGAACGCCACCGCGTCACGATGCTCGCCTCGTTCGGGTTGTTCGCGGGCTTTCTCGCGCTCTATCTCTACCGGCTGACCGTAACCGGCGGTCCGCAGCCGTTTCCCGGACCCGACGCGGTCTACCAGTTCGTCTACCTGCCGCTGCTCGCGATCCACATCTTCCTCGCGATCGTCTGTATCCCCCTGCTCTACTACGTCCTCCTGCTCGCGGCGTCCCGTCCGGTCACGGAGATTCCGCAGACGAGCCACGCCCGGATCGGCCGCGTCGCGGCGACGCTGTGGCTGATCTCCTTTTCGCTGGGGATCGTCGTGTTCGTGTTACTCCACGGCGTGTACTGA
- a CDS encoding TVP38/TMEM64 family protein, producing MSVSSVRTRALAGVIAASGMVAAGLLVSPSKAMGTVDALVADPFLFGLVVAGLYLVRPLLAWPTTPLAIVVGYGFGVAAGVPLALVGVVTTVLPVFLVTRWLATGEADTARESHAESEGGGSRFLERAGDVVARYYETAGPLRGVTASRLAPIPSDVATCAAAVSGVTLRQLVVGTAIGELPWTIAAVVVGASAATITSSGLGELGVALSVACALAAVVLLAGPVYRTLRTDRTRTEGAGRSTDS from the coding sequence ATGTCGGTGTCGTCGGTCCGGACGCGTGCGCTCGCCGGTGTGATCGCGGCCAGCGGCATGGTCGCCGCGGGCCTGCTCGTCTCGCCGTCGAAGGCGATGGGGACCGTCGACGCCCTCGTTGCGGACCCGTTCCTGTTCGGTCTCGTCGTCGCCGGGCTCTACCTCGTGCGGCCGCTTCTCGCGTGGCCCACGACGCCGCTCGCGATCGTCGTCGGCTACGGCTTCGGCGTCGCGGCCGGCGTCCCACTTGCGCTCGTCGGCGTCGTCACGACCGTGCTCCCGGTCTTCCTCGTCACCCGCTGGCTCGCCACCGGCGAGGCGGACACGGCTCGTGAGTCCCATGCTGAGAGCGAGGGGGGCGGCTCTCGGTTCCTCGAGCGGGCCGGTGATGTCGTCGCGCGCTATTACGAGACGGCGGGACCGCTCCGCGGCGTCACCGCCTCGCGGCTGGCACCGATCCCGTCGGACGTCGCGACGTGTGCCGCCGCGGTCAGCGGCGTCACGCTCCGCCAACTGGTGGTCGGGACGGCGATCGGCGAACTCCCGTGGACGATCGCCGCGGTCGTCGTCGGCGCTTCGGCGGCGACGATCACCTCGAGCGGACTCGGCGAACTCGGTGTGGCGTTGTCGGTCGCCTGTGCGCTCGCCGCCGTCGTCCTCCTCGCCGGCCCCGTCTACCGCACGCTCCGGACGGACCGAACGCGAACCGAGGGCGCGGGACGATCGACGGACAGCTAG
- a CDS encoding response regulator, which translates to MSAQPTILVVDDERELADLYAMWVGEDYEVVTAYDGTTALERMSDAIDIVLLDRHMPDITGDRVLEEIRAAGYDCWVIMVTAVDPGLDIVELDLDDYVTKPVTRAQLTRIIENLRVQSRYGGGDRRELESISNKMETLEDEHSVEELTETEGYQRLESELQDLSDSLIEEGDG; encoded by the coding sequence ATGTCTGCGCAACCGACGATTCTCGTCGTCGACGACGAACGGGAGTTGGCCGACCTCTACGCGATGTGGGTCGGTGAGGATTACGAGGTCGTGACCGCCTACGACGGGACCACCGCACTCGAGCGAATGAGCGACGCGATCGACATCGTCCTGCTCGACCGGCACATGCCCGATATCACCGGGGATCGCGTGCTCGAGGAGATCCGCGCGGCGGGCTACGACTGCTGGGTGATCATGGTGACCGCCGTCGATCCGGGACTGGATATCGTCGAACTGGATCTCGACGACTACGTCACGAAGCCGGTCACGCGAGCCCAGTTGACCCGAATCATCGAGAACCTGCGGGTCCAGTCGCGCTACGGCGGCGGCGACCGGCGCGAACTCGAGTCCATCTCGAACAAGATGGAGACCTTAGAGGACGAGCACTCCGTCGAGGAGTTGACCGAGACCGAGGGCTACCAGCGACTCGAGTCGGAGTTACAGGACCTGAGCGATTCGTTGATCGAGGAGGGAGACGGGTGA
- a CDS encoding HVO_2523 family zinc finger protein, translated as MTADIDESVAEDRTDKAVGTDGEKTVSQPAGAPRCPHCEAPMYKRHCKYVCPQHGVILDCSDPFR; from the coding sequence ATGACTGCCGACATCGATGAGTCTGTCGCCGAAGATCGCACAGATAAAGCGGTCGGAACAGACGGAGAAAAGACAGTATCCCAACCTGCCGGCGCGCCGCGCTGTCCGCACTGCGAGGCCCCGATGTACAAACGTCACTGCAAGTACGTCTGTCCCCAGCACGGGGTCATCCTCGACTGCAGCGACCCCTTCCGCTGA
- a CDS encoding NUMOD3 domain-containing DNA-binding protein, whose product MNDIEECPACGRDDFKNEYGIGVHLVRYCEETTESQEELGRDLISGENHPMKGHEMSEEAKRKIGEASSGREMPEEAKRKISESLTGHEVSEETRRKISKSLQGENNPWYGVTGEDHPMYGVSFEMDEESRQRLSESLKETYEEDPTKHSMYGRTGEDHPLYGYDWSDEQLQRLSDALKGRVPGRSKPRQVIKTRNIVRNGWEAAIDLILYDAGIDYTYEDRYFELGDRTYTPGFVTENVVIEVKGMVWEDDETKATKFMDRYDYTYLVVGSELPCDVHLQWDEREKLPAVIDSQCNC is encoded by the coding sequence ATGAATGATATAGAAGAATGTCCAGCCTGCGGAAGGGATGATTTCAAGAACGAGTACGGTATCGGGGTTCATTTGGTGAGATATTGTGAAGAAACTACCGAGAGTCAGGAAGAGCTAGGTCGTGATCTCATATCCGGTGAAAATCACCCAATGAAAGGACACGAGATGTCCGAGGAAGCAAAACGAAAGATCGGTGAAGCGTCTTCAGGAAGGGAAATGCCAGAAGAAGCGAAGCGGAAGATCAGCGAATCTTTGACAGGACACGAAGTGTCTGAAGAAACACGCCGAAAAATAAGTAAATCTCTACAGGGTGAAAATAACCCTTGGTACGGAGTCACTGGCGAAGATCATCCAATGTATGGCGTCTCTTTCGAGATGGACGAAGAAAGCCGACAGAGACTATCTGAATCACTTAAAGAGACATACGAAGAAGATCCAACGAAGCATTCGATGTATGGGCGGACAGGAGAGGACCATCCGCTTTATGGATACGACTGGTCGGATGAGCAACTTCAGAGACTCAGTGACGCACTGAAAGGGCGTGTACCGGGAAGATCCAAACCACGCCAGGTCATTAAGACGAGAAATATCGTCAGAAACGGTTGGGAAGCAGCAATAGATCTAATCTTGTATGATGCGGGGATCGATTATACGTATGAAGACCGATATTTTGAATTGGGTGATCGCACATACACGCCGGGTTTCGTTACAGAGAACGTAGTGATTGAGGTCAAGGGAATGGTTTGGGAAGACGATGAAACGAAGGCTACGAAATTCATGGATAGGTACGACTATACGTATCTCGTCGTTGGCTCGGAGTTACCGTGTGACGTGCATCTACAGTGGGACGAGCGTGAAAAGCTCCCAGCAGTCATCGACTCCCAATGCAACTGCTGA